The proteins below are encoded in one region of Mycobacterium pseudokansasii:
- a CDS encoding WXG100 family type VII secretion target yields MAQMNTDAAVLAKEATNFDRIYEELTTVIAKVESTANSLSGGWHGQAGHAAQGALQRFHEAGSKQIRALTEISNKIHAAGGRYSSADDEHAGSLASAMNF; encoded by the coding sequence ATGGCGCAGATGAACACCGATGCCGCTGTCCTAGCAAAGGAGGCGACCAACTTCGACCGGATCTACGAGGAGCTCACAACTGTCATCGCAAAGGTGGAGTCCACAGCTAACTCGTTGTCCGGCGGATGGCATGGTCAAGCTGGCCACGCGGCACAGGGCGCGTTGCAGCGCTTCCACGAGGCAGGTAGCAAGCAGATCAGGGCACTCACCGAAATCTCGAACAAGATCCATGCCGCTGGCGGGCGCTACTCGTCAGCCGACGACGAGCACGCGGGTTCGCTCGCCTCGGCGATGAACTTCTAA
- a CDS encoding enoyl-CoA hydratase translates to MIGITLAEAVMTIELQRPERRNALNSQLVEELREAILKAGDGSIRAIVLTGQGSAFCAGADLSGDAFAADYPDRLIELHRVMDATLIPVIGAINGPAIGAGLQLAMQCDLRVVAPEAFFQFPTSKYGLALDNWSIRRLSSLVGHGRARAMLLAAEKLTAEMALHTGMANRIGTLADAQAWAAEIAGLAPLAIQHAKRVLNDDGAIEEPWPEHKELFDRAWGSQDVIEAQVARVEKRPPRFQGE, encoded by the coding sequence CCCTGGCCGAGGCCGTGATGACAATTGAGTTGCAGCGCCCGGAGCGCCGCAACGCCCTGAATTCCCAGCTGGTGGAGGAGTTACGCGAGGCCATCCTCAAAGCCGGTGACGGGTCGATCCGCGCGATTGTGCTCACCGGTCAGGGCTCGGCGTTCTGCGCCGGCGCGGATCTGTCCGGAGACGCATTCGCCGCCGACTACCCCGACCGGCTCATCGAGCTGCACCGGGTCATGGACGCAACTCTGATACCGGTGATCGGCGCTATCAACGGTCCGGCCATCGGCGCCGGCCTGCAGCTGGCCATGCAGTGCGACCTGAGGGTTGTCGCGCCGGAGGCGTTCTTTCAGTTTCCGACATCGAAATATGGTCTGGCGCTGGATAACTGGAGTATCCGCCGGCTCTCGTCGCTGGTCGGTCACGGACGGGCCCGCGCGATGCTGCTGGCTGCGGAGAAGCTGACCGCGGAGATGGCGTTGCACACCGGAATGGCCAACCGGATCGGTACGCTGGCCGACGCGCAGGCCTGGGCCGCCGAGATCGCCGGCCTGGCGCCGCTGGCAATTCAGCACGCCAAGCGGGTACTCAACGACGATGGTGCCATCGAGGAGCCCTGGCCGGAGCACAAGGAACTTTTCGATCGGGCCTGGGGCAGCCAAGATGTCATCGAGGCACAGGTCGCGCGGGTGGAGAAGCGGCCGCCGAGGTTTCAGGGGGAATAG
- a CDS encoding MBL fold metallo-hydrolase, with product MVRRALRLAAGTASLAAGGWLVRALHGAPAALGANPATIRAISEGSPHYRDGSFVNLDPASIYVMGREELRLILWEFVGNRGGSRPAKPIPLAAPEIYKGDASRLAVSWFGHSTALVEIDGYRVLTDPVWSNRCSPSDLVGPQRLHPPPVQLEGLPAVDAVVISHDHYDHLDIDTIIALTRTQRAPFFVPLGVGAHLRAWGIPEQRIVELDWQQSGQVDQLRIVCMPARHFSGRFLSRDNTLWASWAFIGPSHRAYFGGDTGYTKSFAQIGADHGPFDLTLMPIGAYNSAWPDIHMNPEEAIRAHLDVTDSRAGLLVPVHWGTFRLAPHPWSEPVERLLAAAEPEQVKVAVPLPGQRVDPAGPLRSSPWWRL from the coding sequence GTGGTGCGCCGAGCGCTGCGCCTGGCCGCAGGCACGGCCTCGCTGGCGGCCGGTGGCTGGCTGGTGCGGGCACTGCACGGCGCACCGGCTGCGCTTGGGGCGAACCCCGCGACCATCCGCGCCATCTCGGAGGGGTCGCCGCATTACCGGGACGGCAGCTTCGTCAACCTCGACCCGGCGTCGATATACGTCATGGGGCGGGAGGAACTGCGGCTCATTCTCTGGGAGTTCGTGGGTAATCGCGGTGGCAGCCGGCCCGCCAAACCGATCCCGCTGGCCGCCCCGGAGATCTACAAAGGTGACGCCAGCCGACTGGCCGTCAGCTGGTTCGGTCACTCGACGGCGCTGGTGGAAATCGACGGATACCGGGTGCTGACCGATCCGGTGTGGAGCAACCGGTGCTCGCCCTCGGACCTCGTCGGGCCGCAGCGGCTGCATCCGCCGCCGGTGCAATTGGAGGGCCTTCCGGCCGTCGACGCGGTGGTGATCAGCCATGACCACTACGACCATCTCGATATCGACACCATCATCGCTTTGACCCGGACCCAGCGCGCGCCATTCTTCGTGCCCCTCGGCGTCGGTGCCCATCTGCGGGCGTGGGGGATTCCCGAGCAGCGCATCGTCGAACTCGACTGGCAGCAAAGCGGCCAGGTTGACCAGCTCAGGATCGTCTGTATGCCGGCACGGCACTTTTCGGGACGCTTTCTGAGCCGTGATAACACCTTGTGGGCGTCGTGGGCGTTCATCGGTCCCAGCCATCGCGCCTACTTCGGCGGTGATACCGGCTACACCAAGAGCTTCGCTCAGATCGGCGCGGACCACGGGCCGTTCGACCTGACGCTGATGCCGATCGGCGCCTACAACTCCGCGTGGCCGGATATTCACATGAACCCCGAGGAGGCGATCCGAGCGCATCTGGACGTCACCGATTCCCGGGCGGGGCTGTTGGTGCCGGTGCACTGGGGCACGTTCCGGCTGGCTCCGCACCCGTGGTCAGAACCGGTCGAGCGGCTCTTGGCGGCTGCTGAGCCCGAGCAAGTCAAGGTGGCGGTGCCGCTGCCGGGTCAGCGGGTGGATCCGGCCGGGCCGTTGCGATCCAGCCCGTGGTGGCGGCTTTAG
- a CDS encoding PPE family protein translates to MLWHALPPELNTARLMAGAGPAPMLAAAMGWESLATFLEAQATELASRLSLLGEAWTGASSSRAIAAAMPMVTWLHTAAAQAQTRAARATAQAAAYTQAMATTPALADIAANHITYAVLTATNFFGINTVPIAAKEFDYFVRMWHQAAVAMDIYQAETIINTNFEKLQPMTAILGAGINQTVTTAAHQLSEIGSQVAGLPVGDMLQQAVPEAVAMMSPMQQLTQPLSELTSLFSQMGSTGGPGSGLADGDGVQMGLLGAGPLSSHPLAGGSGPSIGSGLLHAGSLPGADGTLARTSLVSQLLDKADTPPTVPNAAGSPATGGAAPVAAGGMGRSTPPGAGTRPGRLMPALLAKEDDNDDEEPREDWHDQEDW, encoded by the coding sequence ATGCTGTGGCATGCGTTGCCGCCGGAATTGAACACCGCACGGCTCATGGCCGGGGCGGGTCCAGCTCCAATGCTGGCGGCCGCGATGGGGTGGGAATCGCTGGCCACCTTCCTGGAAGCTCAGGCCACTGAATTGGCTTCGCGGCTGAGCCTTTTGGGTGAGGCATGGACCGGAGCAAGCAGCAGCCGTGCAATCGCTGCTGCCATGCCGATGGTGACTTGGCTGCACACTGCGGCAGCGCAGGCACAGACGCGCGCGGCGCGGGCTACGGCACAGGCCGCGGCATACACCCAGGCGATGGCAACAACACCTGCGTTGGCCGACATCGCGGCAAACCACATCACGTACGCGGTCTTGACTGCCACCAATTTCTTTGGAATCAATACGGTGCCGATCGCCGCAAAGGAATTCGATTATTTCGTCCGTATGTGGCACCAGGCTGCCGTCGCGATGGATATTTACCAGGCCGAAACGATCATCAACACCAACTTCGAGAAGCTGCAACCAATGACCGCGATCCTTGGTGCCGGCATAAACCAGACCGTAACAACCGCGGCGCATCAGCTCTCGGAAATTGGCTCGCAAGTCGCTGGACTTCCCGTCGGCGACATGCTCCAGCAGGCAGTCCCGGAGGCCGTGGCGATGATGTCCCCGATGCAGCAGCTAACCCAGCCGCTGTCGGAGCTGACATCTCTGTTCAGCCAGATGGGCAGCACCGGCGGGCCTGGCAGTGGGTTGGCTGACGGTGACGGTGTCCAGATGGGACTGCTCGGCGCGGGACCGCTTTCTAGTCACCCGCTAGCGGGTGGATCGGGCCCAAGCATCGGTTCGGGACTGCTGCACGCGGGCTCGCTGCCCGGTGCAGATGGGACGTTGGCGCGCACATCGCTGGTCAGCCAGCTACTGGATAAGGCCGATACGCCTCCGACGGTGCCGAACGCCGCCGGATCCCCGGCGACAGGTGGTGCGGCTCCCGTGGCCGCTGGCGGGATGGGTAGGTCGACACCGCCCGGCGCCGGGACCCGGCCAGGCCGCTTAATGCCCGCGCTGCTCGCCAAAGAGGACGACAACGACGACGAAGAACCCCGTGAGGACTGGCACGACCAGGAGGACTGGTGA
- a CDS encoding PE domain-containing protein: protein MEVSTLCLGEIPQMHQMSYELVVADIGAQVIEMALSGLQSAASVSTAVAALVPAGADEVSAQAAAAFTAEGMQMAAVNTLAQDELKRTGQAFVDIARIYTEVDDDAAGTMA from the coding sequence TTGGAAGTATCAACCCTTTGTTTAGGAGAAATACCGCAAATGCATCAGATGTCATACGAATTGGTCGTTGCCGACATAGGTGCCCAAGTGATCGAAATGGCTTTGAGCGGACTGCAGTCAGCTGCATCCGTGTCGACGGCGGTAGCCGCGCTGGTGCCCGCCGGGGCTGATGAGGTTTCGGCACAGGCGGCGGCGGCTTTCACCGCAGAGGGAATGCAAATGGCTGCGGTGAACACTTTGGCACAAGACGAGCTGAAGCGGACGGGCCAAGCATTCGTGGACATCGCTCGCATTTATACCGAAGTCGATGATGACGCCGCCGGCACGATGGCGTAG
- the eccB gene encoding type VII secretion protein EccB: MAGLRLTTKVQVSGWRFLLRRLEHALVRRDTRMYDDPLHFYNRSAGLGIVIAVVILGGAAMLAYVKPEGDIGGTSLIADRTTNQLYVILSGRVHPVYNLTSARLALGNPASPSAVDPAQLRNIFNSMSRGQPIGIPGAPYATPVSKGDVSVWTVCDTVADANSDVPTLQTVVTAMPLQIDPTLKSMQPNEALLASYRDQAWVVTSDGRHAFDITDRALTLAVGIPMTAKPIPLSEAMYNALPDVGSWQLPPVPGAGAHNSLGLPDDLVVGSVFQTYAESAPQLFVVLADGVAQVNAPTADALRAMESDGLVTPPLVEPSLVVRIPERIYASPLPDEPIKISNRPDEPFLCWSWQRGTGDKSPKKTVLSGRHLPLQPTQMNGGVNQIRGGATVFIDAGKFVSLQSPDPRYGELMYYIDADGVRYGVQDTDSARALGMGSPDAAPWEIIRLLVDGPVLSKDAALLEHETLPADPSPRRLPVRSPGTS; encoded by the coding sequence ATGGCAGGTCTGCGGCTTACCACCAAAGTTCAGGTCAGCGGCTGGCGCTTTCTGCTTCGCCGGCTTGAGCATGCCCTCGTGCGGCGCGACACCCGGATGTACGACGATCCACTGCACTTCTACAACCGATCGGCCGGGCTTGGCATCGTTATTGCGGTAGTCATCCTGGGCGGCGCCGCGATGCTGGCCTACGTTAAACCGGAGGGCGACATCGGCGGCACAAGCCTTATCGCCGACCGCACCACCAACCAGCTCTATGTAATCCTCTCGGGCCGAGTGCATCCCGTCTATAACTTGACGTCAGCGCGGCTGGCGTTGGGCAACCCGGCCAGCCCGTCCGCTGTCGACCCCGCTCAGCTGAGAAACATTTTCAACAGCATGTCGAGAGGCCAGCCGATCGGCATTCCGGGTGCCCCATACGCCACTCCCGTCTCGAAGGGCGACGTGTCGGTCTGGACGGTGTGCGACACGGTCGCAGACGCCAACAGCGATGTTCCCACGCTCCAGACGGTGGTGACAGCAATGCCGCTGCAGATCGATCCCACGCTCAAATCTATGCAGCCGAATGAGGCGCTGTTGGCGTCCTATCGGGACCAAGCATGGGTTGTTACGTCAGACGGGCGCCACGCTTTCGATATCACCGACCGTGCCCTCACCCTGGCGGTCGGGATTCCCATGACCGCCAAGCCGATCCCATTGTCGGAAGCCATGTATAACGCACTTCCGGACGTTGGGTCCTGGCAGTTGCCGCCGGTGCCTGGCGCGGGCGCGCACAACTCTTTGGGACTGCCGGACGACCTTGTTGTCGGATCGGTATTCCAAACGTATGCGGAGAGCGCGCCGCAGCTCTTTGTCGTGCTGGCCGACGGCGTCGCTCAGGTGAATGCCCCCACTGCTGACGCGCTGCGAGCGATGGAATCGGACGGACTAGTAACTCCACCTTTGGTGGAACCGAGTTTGGTTGTCAGGATTCCCGAACGGATTTACGCCTCGCCGCTGCCCGACGAACCGATCAAGATATCGAACCGGCCGGATGAGCCCTTTCTGTGCTGGTCATGGCAACGGGGAACCGGCGATAAGTCGCCGAAGAAGACGGTGCTGTCCGGCCGACATCTGCCGCTTCAACCAACGCAAATGAACGGTGGCGTCAACCAGATTCGAGGAGGGGCAACTGTTTTCATCGATGCCGGCAAGTTTGTGTCGCTCCAGTCCCCAGATCCTCGGTACGGCGAGTTGATGTACTACATCGACGCCGATGGTGTGCGTTACGGCGTGCAGGACACCGATTCGGCCAGGGCGCTCGGCATGGGTTCGCCGGACGCCGCGCCATGGGAGATCATTCGACTCTTGGTTGACGGTCCGGTGCTGTCCAAAGATGCCGCATTGTTAGAGCACGAAACGCTACCCGCTGACCCAAGTCCCCGGAGACTTCCGGTCAGATCCCCCGGGACATCCTGA
- a CDS encoding WXG100 family type VII secretion target — protein sequence MTNQLWNFASIEAGATELQGSVTTTQGLLDEGKKSLASLATAWGGNGSEAYQAVQREWDNAATELNSSLQNLARTISEAGQAMAQTESRVTGMFA from the coding sequence ATGACAAATCAGCTATGGAATTTCGCCAGTATCGAAGCGGGAGCAACGGAACTCCAGGGGTCTGTCACAACAACCCAGGGACTTCTCGATGAGGGGAAGAAGTCACTCGCCTCACTCGCGACAGCATGGGGCGGCAACGGGTCGGAAGCTTATCAAGCGGTACAGCGAGAATGGGACAACGCTGCTACAGAACTGAACAGCTCGCTGCAGAATTTAGCCCGGACGATCAGCGAAGCCGGTCAGGCAATGGCCCAAACCGAATCACGCGTCACCGGTATGTTTGCTTAA